The nucleotide window TTAGACGGTGTACCGTTTACGCATTTAAGCTGGGTATCGGTACCCGATGACATGACGCGTTGCCCCACCAGCACAGCGGTATTGGTGGCCCCGGTGGTGGCGTAATTATCGCCGGAGCAACTGTTGCCCGCGCCCGGCTGCGCCGCGACGTTGATTTTCAGTACGCCCTCGCATTCTGTGAATGAGATTTGGAAGTCTTTCTCGATGGGGGCGGTGGCGATGTTCTGAAACTGGCTGATAAAGATATCGCCAAAATCAATTTCACTGGCCGGAACATTGTTATACATAACCTGGCCGGTACAGGTAGCGGGCAGAACCTCCGTTTCAAAGGTTCCCTGCAAGCTGGTGGTACCGGTAATACCCGACGCATCGCTTGCTGTGCTAAATAACCCGCCCACGATAGCCAGTGCGAGAAAAAGAGAATTAGATTTCATTATAGAACTCCGTTATATCGCAGAAATTATTCATAGCTAAAGTTGAACGTGGCGGTGGCCTGGAACTGACCAATCCCTGGGTTTGTTTTGCTGTATTCCCCGGTTGGTACCAGACGAGCCAGCAGCATGACTTTCCCGTCTTTGGCTTTATCCATCTCATCTGCGGTCCAGATAATGACTTCCGACCCGCTTTCCGAGGTGTTAGTACCAGAGAAGATCTTAAAATAGTTGGTTGAGGCGCTGGCGCGGGAAATCTTCACCCCCAGGGCGCTGGTAGCGTTGCGACTGTCACTGGTGCCGGGCAGCAGAATGGTGGCGTCGTTGGCATAGGGGGTGCCGCTGATGGTGGTTTTTATACCACTAAACGATGTTGGACAATTTTTCACCTCCAGAGAAAAGGTGGCCATGTTGGGTGCTGTGGTGGTGTTGTCATCCTTATGGTGGATGATGTCGCTCAGCGTGACCTGCCCCGTGCCAATCGTAATGGTGGCAGCGGCATTAGCGCCGTTAATGGTCATATCGCAGGTGGTGTTGCGAATATTCGCGTTAAACGTCACATCAAAGGATTGATCGCCTGAACCGGCATTCGCAGTCACAGGGAGGGTTGCGCCGATCGCCAGTGCCAGCATAGCTATGGGCAGGCTGCGACGATGAGGGTATTTTTGGTGATTCATCAAGGAAACTCCCTGTAAAGTAACGATTGTTATTGCACGTGACAACGTTGGTTGCTCAGGAGGGGGGTTAACCCGGCTTTTTGCGCGCTGTCGGTTATCTGGTAATGCACCGTGCAGGCGCTGCCCGCTTCTTTACCCCAGACAACCCGCAGGTTGCCTTTCTCCTCCACGCCGCGGACGTAGGCTTGTCCGGCCTGGCCTACGGTACCGACCTGCTCGCCTTTATCGGTCAGGACATCGGCACCAAGTGGAATAAAGCCCTGGTCATCACGAAGCAGTTCGAGAATTAAGGAACGCCCTTCGTCGGTGGCAAAGTTAACCTCTACCACCGCACCGTCGCGGGGGACGACGTTTTCGGTGGTGCTCTTTACTTCGACATCGTGTTCCAGCGTACTAATATTCAGTCCCACCCGATTTTCGCGATAGGCAGCGGCATAAGGCATAATCGCGTAGCCCGAGCGGTTAAGTTCACCCTGGCCATAACCCAGCGTTGCGCCTTCAGCGCCGCTGGCATGGACCAAAATAATCGGGGCATCGTCGCTCAGGGAAGTGGGTGCCAGCGTCATACCGCCTGCGTGCAGCACCATTCCGCCGTTATAGCTGGCGGAATACTGTTTGTCGCCGTTATCAGAGAACGATGATGAGACAGAGAGCGGCCCATACGGGCTTTGCCATGAACCGTAGCCGCTAAGCTGATTCAGATCGCCATAATCGCCGTGGTTGCTGGCGGTACTGACGGAATAGCTAAACTTGCCATCATCCGTATTACCGTTAGCGGAATTGTTGAAGCTGGCGCTACCTGACATATCGGTATTCACGCTCATATTGAGGTTGCTGAAACCGGCCAGCCCTTTACGATCGCCAGAGAAAACATCCAGAGGAATGTTGATATTAAAATAGACGCTATCGTCCTTCGCGCCGTATTCGTCGTAAGTACGCTGCAGTGCAATGCTGTAGTTACCGAAGCGGAAACTGTTGTTGTAGCCGATGTTATAGCTGGAGTTATAACCGCTTTTATCCCAGTAGTTTTTCCAGGTTCCCGTAATATAGAACGAGCCATAGTTTTCTTTGTTAAACATCAGGGGCTGGCTGACGCTTAATTGATACTGGTTTTTGGTGCGTTCGTAGTTGGCATAAAGCTCGCTGCTGGAGCTGTAGGTTTGGCCATCACTAGCGCCATGTTTTATATCGTCGTTGAGCTGTGCGGCGTCATCCAGGCTGAGATAGTCTTTGGTCGAAAAACGGTATGCTGCGATGTTGAATGAGGTATCGGTTGTTTCCACCATTTTGCTATAGGTCAGGCGATAGCTCTGACCACTCAGCGAGCCCAAATCGTCGACGTTTGCCCGTGAATGTGTCACATCCAGAGCAAAAGCCCCGATTCGCGTGTTCATCGCCACGCCCAGCAGCCCGGCGTAAAAATCGATATCGGTATACTGCACGCCCGCGTAGCCGGTGAACGTATTATTAATACCGTAATAGCCGGTGGCGTAACCGACATAGGGTTTATCGCGCAGTGAGTCGTTATTCAGTTTGCCGCCGCCCACTTCCCAGCGCGTGGTTCCGGGACGCAGCATTTGCGTAACCGATGAGAACGGTACGATAAAGGAGCGCTTAGAGCCGTCAGCTTCCTCGACGGTCACTTCGATATCATTACCGTAACCCGTGGTGCTGAGATCGCTTAATTC belongs to Enterobacter cloacae and includes:
- a CDS encoding fimbrial protein: MNHQKYPHRRSLPIAMLALAIGATLPVTANAGSGDQSFDVTFNANIRNTTCDMTINGANAAATITIGTGQVTLSDIIHHKDDNTTTAPNMATFSLEVKNCPTSFSGIKTTISGTPYANDATILLPGTSDSRNATSALGVKISRASASTNYFKIFSGTNTSESGSEVIIWTADEMDKAKDGKVMLLARLVPTGEYSKTNPGIGQFQATATFNFSYE
- a CDS encoding outer membrane usher protein encodes the protein MLFRRSLLCLAINAALPFSLQAGEKTPAPSSVPETEEVVEFNDQFLLNMGSTVDVSRYAQGNPVLPGTYRVKISLDGKNKTTQDVEFKDNGTPRAAPCITVELLKQAGVNTVMLGDKVAEDNTACVDIKKSYPNSSVNFDIAKLTLELTLPQLYVLKLPEGYVDPSLWDAGIPAALLSYNINAWHQETDGQNADTGYVGLQYGLNLGAWRLRSRGTLNWDSDNGSDYSSQDIYLQRDIPALMAQIVAGETYTAGDTFDSVSIRGMRLYSDDRMRPEGRTTYSPIIRGIANSNAKVTVMQSGSKIYETTVPPGPFELSDLSTTGYGNDIEVTVEEADGSKRSFIVPFSSVTQMLRPGTTRWEVGGGKLNNDSLRDKPYVGYATGYYGINNTFTGYAGVQYTDIDFYAGLLGVAMNTRIGAFALDVTHSRANVDDLGSLSGQSYRLTYSKMVETTDTSFNIAAYRFSTKDYLSLDDAAQLNDDIKHGASDGQTYSSSSELYANYERTKNQYQLSVSQPLMFNKENYGSFYITGTWKNYWDKSGYNSSYNIGYNNSFRFGNYSIALQRTYDEYGAKDDSVYFNINIPLDVFSGDRKGLAGFSNLNMSVNTDMSGSASFNNSANGNTDDGKFSYSVSTASNHGDYGDLNQLSGYGSWQSPYGPLSVSSSFSDNGDKQYSASYNGGMVLHAGGMTLAPTSLSDDAPIILVHASGAEGATLGYGQGELNRSGYAIMPYAAAYRENRVGLNISTLEHDVEVKSTTENVVPRDGAVVEVNFATDEGRSLILELLRDDQGFIPLGADVLTDKGEQVGTVGQAGQAYVRGVEEKGNLRVVWGKEAGSACTVHYQITDSAQKAGLTPLLSNQRCHVQ
- a CDS encoding fimbrial protein; translation: MKSNSLFLALAIVGGLFSTASDASGITGTTSLQGTFETEVLPATCTGQVMYNNVPASEIDFGDIFISQFQNIATAPIEKDFQISFTECEGVLKINVAAQPGAGNSCSGDNYATTGATNTAVLVGQRVMSSGTDTQLKCVNGTPSNAYTHEFGSRNNPSGVVFNMFAQWVVANGKTAADVTAGQATSPVTFIVTYE